Proteins encoded in a region of the Podospora pseudopauciseta strain CBS 411.78 chromosome 6, whole genome shotgun sequence genome:
- a CDS encoding hypothetical protein (COG:A; EggNog:ENOG503NUUD; BUSCO:EOG09263QUM) — protein sequence MAAPKMTKNQMRRAKKKEQKKAQVENGSKAPEDTKDDTPRENGSLPDDQTPVADLEVKKDGDEDTKMDADGPIIDEIPLDDPAYADFKKAFEKYGMSLDDDDEVAKEANAGNKGEVFFDQDDEIPSEDEDAQPKMSKKKRKKLNKLSIAELKALVRTPEVVEWNDVSSSDPRLLVQIKAQRNIVPVPGHWSLKREYLSSKRGIEKPPFKLPQFIAETGITEMRDAVLEKQAEQTLKQKQRERVQPKMGKLDIDYQKLYDAFFRHQTKPDLTRFGDVYYEGKEWEADYKIFKAGELSEGLRDALGMQPGFPPPWLLQQQRIGPPPSYPTLKIPGLNAPLPPGASWGFQPGQWGKPPLDEYNRPLYGGDIFGLMVPGQPGYPTGAPAQPGQPAAAAAAAYITPAEPIDRTLWGELQPPAEESEEEESEEEEEEDSDEEDGDHIPAGGIETSTGLETPGGYASTLHPDASGIESSMGGEFDLRKQSRRGYETEEHPRSAYTVIPERQTRVEGFFGSDKTYDLGRHGAGLPVLGREDEESRKRKKPGDVEVSLDPDQLVREEGVSKEELKKRYEQGRREEGVGAQWNKSQFEEDLTDFIASESRKRQKRDEERKGERRR from the exons ATGGCGGCCCCAAAAATGACCAAGAACCAAATGCGCcgggcgaagaagaaggagcagaaaAAGGCACAGGTCGAG AACGGCTCAAAAGCCCCAGAAGATACCAAGGATGACACCCCAAGGGAAAACGGATCTCTACCAGACGACCAAACACCCGTCGCCGATCTCGAAGTCAAGAAGGATGGCGATGAAGACACAAAAATGGACGCTGATGGTCCCATCATCGACGAAATCCCATTGGACGACCCCGCCTACGCCGATTTCAAGAAAGCGTTCGAAAAGTACGGCATGAGcctggacgacgacgacgaggtaGCAAAAGAGGCCAACGCAGGCAACAAGGGCGAGGTCTTCTTTGACCAGGACGACGAGATTCCCagcgaagacgaagacgcGCAACCAAAGatgtccaagaagaagcgcaaAAAGCTCAACAAGCTCTCCATCGCAGAGCTCAAGGCTCTCGTGCGGACCccagaggtggtggaatgGAACGATGTCTCGTCGTCAGATCCACGTTTGTTGGTACAAATCAAGGCGCAGCGCAATATTGTTCCTGTGCCTGGGCATTGGTCGTTGAAGCGTGAGTACCTCTCCAGCAAGCGTGGCATCGAGAAGCCGCCGTTCAAGCTCCCCCAGTTCATCGCCGAGACGGGCATCACCGAGATGCGAGATGCGGTTTTGGAGAAGCAGGCCGAGCAAACCCTCAAGCAGAAGCAGCGAGAGAGAGTACAGCCCAAGATGGGCAAGCTCGACATTGACTACCAAAAGCTCTACGATGCCTTCTTCCGCCACCAGACCAAGCCAGACCTGACTCGATTCGGTGACGTCTACTACGAAGGCAAAGAGTGGGAGGCCGACTACAAGATCTTTAAGGCTGGTGAACTCAGCGAAGGACTCCGGGATGCTCTAGGGATGCAACCAGGCTTTCCTCCCCCATGgctcctccagcaacaacGCATCGGTCCTCCCCCGTCTTACCCAACCCTCAAAATCCCGGGCTTGAAcgcccctctcccaccaggAGCTTCTTGGGGCTTCCAGCCTGGTCAATGGGGCAAACCCCCATTAGACGAATATAACCGTCCCCTCTACGGAGGCGATATTTTTGGCCTCATGGTCCCGGGACAGCCAGGGTACCCCACGGGCGCACCAGCTCAACCAGGCCAgcccgcagcagcagcagcagcagcgtaCATCACCCCGGCGGAACCAATTGACCGCACACTTTGGGGAGaactccaaccccccgcCGAAGAgtcggaagaggaagaatccgaagaagaagaggaagaagactcggacgaggaagacggaGACCACATCCCGGCCGGTGGGATCGAAACTTCCACCGGCCTCGAAACTCCGGGCGGATACGCCAGCACACTCCACCCTGACGCCTCTGGTATTGAATCCAGCATGGGAGGTGAATTCGATCTCCGGAAACAGTCCCGCAGGGGCTACGAAACGGAGGAACACCCACGGTCGGCGTATACCGTCATCCCAGAGAGGCAAACGAGAGTGGAGGGCTTCTTTGGCTCGGATAAGACGTACGACTTGGGGAGACACGGGGCCGGGCTGCCggtgctggggagggaggatgaggagagcaggaagaggaagaagccgGGGGACGTGGAGGTCAGTCTTGATCCGGATCagctggtgagggaggagggggtgagcaaggaggagctgaagaagaggtatgagcaggggaggagggaggagggggtgggggcgcAGTGGAACAAGAGCCAGTTTGAGGAGGATTTGACGGATTTTATTGCGAGTGAGAGCAGGAAGAGGCAGAAGAGGGACGAGGAgcggaagggggagaggaggagatga
- a CDS encoding hypothetical protein (COG:L; EggNog:ENOG503NZQE) gives MTVPIFELPDELRLSLITKQFPCREPQIRALATLLNPSSAPCRNLVVYGTEATGKSAITTALLASLDGDSFKHAIVNSIECITARHLYETVVGKVAAAVGWEAVAPRCESVSQLTVELSKMLKYTERPDGFRFVLVFDGIDHQREAPHTLLPALARLSEIIPSLTTLFILTSPPPNNLLTTFTPNLHFPTYTKPEFITILSLSPPPPITPSTTPTETLDLYTRFLSALHDSLSRPASRTLPSLTQASRTLWPKFIQPILARTHTVKEFSKLIVLARVHFQDESVLDPTLSLSPSTTTTTPNPTIKTTDLATLLPTTARFLLLSAYLASHNPTKSDLTLFSTFHHGRKRRRGGFTGGRARKNGSQHRKIARKLLGAHAFVLERMLAIFMAVRTEWDPASGGRIKNGIVEGEQGLDNDIYMSIATLASLRLLVKVGGGGDVTDLGGKWRVAVGWEVVRGLGRSVGVEVEEWLVE, from the exons ATGACTGTACCAATATTCGAGCTCCCTGACGAGCTCAGGCTCAGCCTCATTACCAAACAGTTTCCTTGCAGAGAGCCCCAGATCAGAGCACTAGCTACACTTTTGAAT CCCAGCTCAGCACCATGTCGGAATCTGGTAGTCTATGGTACTGAAGCAACAGGCAAATCTGCCATCACAACCGCCCTCTTGGCCAGCCTTGACGGGGACTCGTTTAAACACGCCATTGTCAACTCGATAGAATGTATCACAGCTCGCCATCTGTATGAGACAGTCGTGGGCAAGGTGGCCGCCGCCGTGGGATGGGAGGCCGTCGCCCCAAGGTGCGAGTCAGTCTCACAGTTGACCGTCGAGCTCTCCAAGATGCTCAAGTACACCGAACGGCCAGACGGGTTCCGGTTCGTCCTTGTCTTTGACGGCATCGACCATCAACGAGAGGCACctcacaccctcctcccagcacTAGCAAGACTATCAGAGATT ATCCCCTCCCTAACaaccctcttcatcctcacctccccacccccaaacaacctcctcacaaCCTTTACCCCTAACCTCCACTTCCCAACCTACACCAAACCCGaattcatcaccatcctctccctctcccctcccccccccatcaccccctcaacaaccccaaccgaaACCCTCGACCTCTACACCCGCTTCCTCTCTGCTCTCCAcgactccctctcccgccccGCCTCCcgcaccctcccctccctaaCCCAAGCAAGCCGAACCCTCTGGCCAAAATTCATCCAACCCATCCTCGCCCGAACCCACACCGTGAAAGAATTTTCCAAATTAATCGTCCTAGCGAGGGTTCACTTCCAGGATGAATCCGTCCTCgacccaaccctctccctttctccttccaccaccaccaccacccccaatcCCACCATTAAAACAACCGAcctcgccaccctcctccctacCACCGCCCGCTTTTTGCTTCTATCAGCCTACCTCGCCTCTCACAACCCGACTAAATCAGACCTCACCCTCTTTTCCACTTTTCACCACGGGCGTAAACGTCGTCGGGGTGGGTTTACCGGGGGTCGAGCAAGAAAAAACGGGTCTCAACACCGCAAGATTGCAAGGAAGCTGCTGGGGGCGCACGCGTTtgttttggagaggatgcTGGCTATATTTATGGCTGTACGCACAGAGTGGGATCCGGCTAGTGGAGGGAGGATCAAAAATGGGATCGTTGAGGGGGAACAAGGGTTGGATAATGATATTTATATGAGCATCGCCACGCTGGCGAGCTTGAGGCTGTTGGTCAaggtcgggggagggggggatgtgaCGGATTTGGGGGGCAAGTGGAGGGTTGCGGTcgggtgggaggtggttagggggttggggaggtcggttggggttgaggtggaggagtggttggttgaataa
- a CDS encoding hypothetical protein (EggNog:ENOG503NUBJ; COG:E; COG:G) — protein sequence MPHSTSHMRAPSQNRLSNANGSPAHNGTEKFPDFDAAHVFDSSAPNGGGRQQQQNGYGYSRESATQQQPEQRWHAHAHARRDSRVKWAPGAASSHAYGHARKRSSISTAIHRMRSGSMSQNAHEIADALRAPVSWKLISLCIMWYWSSALTNTSSKSILTAFDKPATLTIVQFGFVSSYCLILSGLASKFPKLRTLIPALKHPIRYPSRDVIRTTLPLAVFQIGGHLLSSTATSKIPVSLVHTIKGLSPLFTVLAYRFIFDIRYPRATYISLIPLTIGVMLACSSNKSQFGGQFLGILYALLATIIFVTQNIFSKRLFNEAARAEAEGLGVQSKKLDKLNLLCYSSGMAFICTLPIWFWSEGFHILTDFLYDGSVDLTVSPNSFDHGRLTVEYIFNGTFHFGQNILAFVLLSTVSPVTYSVASLLKRVFVIFITLIWFRNPTTRVQAVGIGLTFLGLWMYDRSSERNKADAKARRLTGDNLKGVEGGILPLSVKHNGGITASPQEMNGVFGRGGYGYTNGRVSSPNLVPPASSSGVGVVVNGDSKKSDDYVAGGHGGKGRNRGASNAAAAWLAPGTRAEETWRAGDGGTNSGGVEGSLVVAR from the exons ATGCCACACTCGACCTCGCACATGCGGGCACCGTCGCAGAACCGACTGTCCAACGCAAACGGTAGCCCGGCGCACAACGGTACAGAAAAGTTCCCCGACTTTGATGCCGCCCACGTTTTCGATTCGAGCGCGCCgaatggaggaggaaggcagcagcaacagaaTGGATACGGATACAGCAGGGAAAGTGCTacgcaacaacaaccagagCAACGTTGGCACGCCCACGCTCACGCCCGCCGCGACAGCAGAGTAAAATGGGCTCCCggcgccgcctcctctcACGCATACGGCCATGCCAGGAAAAGGAGTAGCATCAGCACTGCCATCCACCGCATGCGCTCCGGGAGTATGAGCCAAAACGCCCACGAGATAGCCGACGCCCTCCGCGCTCCTGTATCATGGAAGCTCATT TCACTATGCATAATGTGGTACTGGTCCTCCGCCCtgaccaacacctcctccaagtccATCCTCACGGCCTTTGACAAGCCCGCGACCCTTACCATCGTCCAATTCGGCTTTGTATCTTCCTACTGCCTCATCCTGTCAGGGCTCGCCTCCAAGTTCCCCAAACTACGAACCCTCATCCCAGCTCTCAAACATCCCATCCGATACCCATCCCGGGATGTAATCcgaaccaccctccccctggCCGTCTTCCAAATCGGCGGccatctcctctcctccaccgcgaCATCCAAGATTCCCGTCTCGCTAGTCCACACAATCAAGGGCCTCTCCCCGTTATTCACCGTCCTAGCCTACCGCTTCATCTTCGACATCCGCTACCCCCGCGCGACATACATCTCGCTCATCCCTCTCACCATTGGAGTCATGCTCGCCTGCTCCAGCAACAAGAGCCAGTTCGGCGGCCAattcctcggcatcctctACGCCCTCCTCGCAACCATCATATTCGTCACACAAAACATCTTTTCCAAGCGCTTGTTCAACGAAGCCGCCCGAGCGGAAGCAGAAGGATTAGGAGTCCAGTCCAAGAAACTGGACAAGCTCAATCTCCTCTGCTACTCCTCAGGCATGGCCTTCATctgcaccctccccatctggTTCTGGTCGGAAGGGTTCCACATCCTCACTGATTTTTTGTATGATGGTTCAGTCGACTTGACGGTCTCACCAAACAGCTTTGATCACGGACGGTTGACGGTCGAGTATATTTTCAACGGAACTTTTCACTTTGGGCAGAATATCCTCGCGTTTGTGTTGTTGTCTACTGTGTCCCCGGTTACGTACTCGGTGGCTAGCTTGTTGAAGAGGGTGTTTGTCATTTTCATCACGCTGATTTGGTTCAGGAACCCGACGACGAGGGTGCAGGCTGTGGGGATTGGGCTGACGTTTTTGGGATTGTGGATGTACGACCGGAGCAGTGAGAGGAATAAGGCGGATgcgaaggcgaggaggttgacggGGGATAAtttgaagggggtggagggggggatttTGCCTTTGAGTGTGAAGCATAATGGTGGCATCACGGCGTCGCCGCAAGAGATGAAtggggtttttgggaggggtgggtatGGGTATACGAATGGGAGGGTGTCGTCTCCTAACCTCGTGCCGCCGGCTTCGAGCagcggggtgggggttgttgtcaATGGCGACAGTAAGAAGTCGGATGATTATGTTGCTGGGGGCcatggggggaaggggaggaacaGGGGGGCGAGTAATGCGGCCGCTGCCTGGCTGGCTCCTGGGACTAGGGCGGAGGAGACATGGCgggcgggggatggggggacgaatagtggtggtgttgaggggagTTTGGTCGTTGCgaggtga
- the GUT2 gene encoding mitochondrial glycerol-3-phosphate dehydrogenase (EggNog:ENOG503NU42; COG:C), with product MSRFTRSAKRALHPLALLATTSGALYYMYRPRNIPGYEGPVVPPPIFGADGTFKLPRFPKLKSRLEQINDLKRSNTEEEYDILVIGAGATGSGVALDAATRGLKVAVVERDDFSSGTSSKSTKLVHGGVRYLEKAVWNLDWAQYELVREALKERTYFLQTAPHLSMWLPIMLPLDRWWKVPYYWAGTKFYDFLAGSEGIESSYFLTRSKAIDAFPMLKQEGLIGALVYYDGAHNDSRMNVSIGATAGLYGATVVNHLEVKGLLKGEDGRLRGAEVVDNIGERDGKQGERFNIRAKCVINCTGPFTDGIRKMDDPGCKEIVAPASGVHIILPGYYSPGKMGLIDPSTSDGRVIFFLPWQGNTIAGTTDEPAQITKDPLPDEKSIQWILNEVSHYLSPDINVRRGDVLAAWSGLRPLVKDPKAKNTESLVRNHLIDISESGLVTCAGGKWTTYRQMAEECVDAAIREFGLKPKPITNPPMISGTEHVTDDATLDGTCQTHRVRLVGAHGWSRTLFIHLIQHFGVETEVAKHLTESYGDRAWTVASLCRPTDKRFPARGERISQLYPFVDGEVRYAVRHEFAQTAVDVLARRMRLAFLNAQASLEALPKIIDIMADELGWSKKRMDLEWRETVKFLESMGLPQPLLSATRKQVEQGKIDFKSLLEWRMYSRHDKPGPEGDNQ from the exons ATGTCCCGCTTCACCCGCAGCGCCAAAAGggccctccaccccctcgcGCTGCTGGCCACCACCTCGGGCGCGCTGTATTACATGTACCGACCTCGCAACATCCCCGGCTACGAAGGCCCCGTTGTGCCACCCCCCATCTTCGGCGCAGACGGCACGTTCAAGCTCCCCCGTTTTCCAAAACTAAAGTCCAGGCTGGAGCAGATCAACGACCTCAAGCGATCCAACACGGAAGAAGAGTATGACATTCTCGTCATTGGCGCGGGAGCCACCGGGTCAGGTGTGGCTCTTGATGCCGCGACCCGAGGGTTAAAagtggctgttgttgaaagGGATGATTTTTCCTCGGGGACGAGCTCGAAGAGTACAAAGCTTGTTCATGGCGGGGTGAGGTATCTGGAGAAGGCGGTTTGGAATCTGGACTGGGCGCAGTATGAGCTTGTCAGGGAGGCgttgaaggagaggacgTATTTTTTGCAGACGGCGCCGCATTTGAGCATGTGGTTGCCGATTATGCTGCCGTTGGACAGGTGGTGGAAGGTGCCTTACTATTGGGCGGGGACCAAGTTTTATGATTTTTTGGCGGGGAGTGAGGGGATTGAGAGTAGTTATTTTTTGACGAGGTCGAAGGCTATTGATGCTTTTCCGATGTTGAAGCAGGAGGGGTTGATTGGGGCATTGGTTTATTATGATGGGGCGCATAATGATAGTAGGATGAATGTGAGTATTGGGGCTACGGCTGGGTTGTATGGGGCGACGGTGGTGAACCATttggaggtgaaggggttgttaaagggggaggatgggaggttgaggggggcggaggtggtggataaTATTGGGGAGCGGGATGGGAAGCAAGGGGAGAGGTTTAATATTAGGGCCAAGTGTGTTATCAACTGTACGGGGCCGTTTACGGATGGGATAAGGAAGATGGATGATCCTGGGTGTAAGGAGATTGTGGCGCCGGCGTCGGGGGTGCATATCATCTTGCCGGGGTATTATTCGCcggggaagatggggttgATTGATCCGTCGACGTCGGACGGGAGGGTTATTTTCTTCTTGCCGTGGCAGGGGAATACGATTGCTGGAACGACAGACGAGCCGGCGCAGATTACCAAGGATCCGTTGCCGGATGAAAAGTCGATTCAGTGGATTTTGAACGAGGTTAGTCATTACCTCTCGCCGGATATCAatgtgaggaggggggatgtttTGGCTGCTTGGTCTGGGCTGAGGCCGTTGGTGAAGGACCCCAAGGCGAAGAACACGGAGTCGCTGGTGAGGAATCATCTCATTGACATCAGTGAGAGCGGGCTTGTGACTTGCGCCGGCGGAAAGTGGACAACATATCGACAGATGGCTGAAGAGTGTGTGGACGCGGCGATCAGGGAATTTGGGCTGAAACCAAAGCCTATCACGAATCCCCCGATGATCAGCGGGACGGAGCATGTCACAGATGATGCTACACTTGATGGGACTTGCCAGACTCACCGGGTGAGGCTCGTTGGTGCCCACGGCTGGTCACGAACATTGTTCATCCACTTGATTCAGCACTTTGGCGTCGAAACAGAGGTGGCCAAGCACCTGACGGAAAGCTATGGTGACAGAGCCTGGACAGTCGCTTCGCTGTGCCGACCGACGGACAAGAGATTCCCGGCGAGGGGAGAAAGGATCTCACAGTTGTATCCTTTTGTAGATGGCGAGGTGAGGTACGCTGTTCGTCACGAGTTTGCGCAGACGGCGGTGGATGtgctggcgaggaggatgaggctggCCTTCTTGAACGCTCAAGCTTCACTGGAAGCGCTGCCGAAGATCATTGACATCATGGCTGATGAGCTGGGGTGGAGCAAGAAGAGAATGGATCTTGAATGGAGAGAGA CTGTGAAATTCCTCGAGTCCATGGGCCTCCCTCAGCCATTGTTGTCAGCGACACGAAAGCAGGTCGAACAGGGCAAGATTGACTTCAAGAGTCTGCTTGAATGGAGGATGTATTCGCGACATGACAAGCCTGGGCCGGAGGGGGATAACCAGTGA
- the cox5 gene encoding Cytochrome c oxidase subunit 5B, mitochondrial (EggNog:ENOG503P5Q4; COG:C), producing MSSAVRNALVRASRPATAALGRRAATTHAISNPTLANIEKRWEAIPPAEQAELWMSLRDRMKGNWAELTIAEKKAAYWIAFGPWGPRTEPPQGEGKKVFLYTVIGLGVSAAIFGTMRAFAKPAPATMTKEWQEATNEYLKAQNSDPLTGISSEGYKGKGHIQSPSSKA from the exons atgtcttCCGCCGTCCGCAACGCCCTTGTGCGCGCCAGCCGCCCGGCTACCGCGGCCCTCGGCCGCCGTGCTGCCACCACACACGCCATCTCCAACCCTACGCTGGCCAACATCGAGAAGAGATGGGAGGCCATTCCCCCTGCGGAGCAGGCCGAGCTCTGGATGTCTCTGCGCGACCGCATGAAGGGTAACTGGGCTGAGCTTACCAttgcggagaagaaggccg CCTACTGGATCGCTTTCGGTCCTTGGGGCCCCCGCACCGAGCCTCCCCAGGGtgagggcaagaaggtctTCCTCTACACTGTTATCGGTCTCGGCGTCAGCGCTGCCATCTTCGGCACCATGCGCGCTTTCGCCAAGCCCGCCCCCGCGACCATGACCAAGGAGTGGCAGGAGGCGACAAACGAGTACCTCAAG GCTCAAAACTCCGACCCCTTGACCGGTATCTCGTCCGAGGGctacaagggcaagggccaCATCCAGTCCCCCTCATCAAAGGCTTAA
- a CDS encoding hypothetical protein (EggNog:ENOG503NWYM; COG:O) — protein MPVAGARALLSAKAGVAAPSRQVLPRVAAASAFHIQHHGTLPHRTVKRGFHTSPSSLARPEDGENNPPPAATEENPPKNDTTNDKNKPEQQPENNKPTETEPALAPETSSAAAIAAAAKRAQLRTSGYGSARARANRIPRVEEIPQLEPDEFFLENNVSLYEDRPLGSLDTLLFPLLSEDQERILSETEAEINEQALSEKAAEYYKSRMVELAGDKEVLDRLVGRFQRVYNAAFLQVVALGHKPTDTPEKVLDVRELRELVTDQYERLVSWEEERLQKEAGEYLEAHGGKTVKSLLFKSPLSKKPEPEYSVCRELLAAVRSQLHTPPPPGMGGMKSEARRPVQLFTVLNRKGMAVPMEVVDDIATELAADVVHLSAMDLGRMLGKHMGQNLYLNRGSLSMLGYAAAEMNGRTVARADAEGEEGGMTGMVAVALPSRLRSYFSSRGESPAGMGLDGKWDDLKLTNALSALIEAADVKRGMRGRETEQRDLIVHIHDYVEIGALQSSLLNKIRTIVDRMWHNGRRAVIVASSASELKNSGGQWRDQIAEIGREGTHIIPFYSHEHQHEEGASENVLDNLMNIGEMVQAMMGADADVIFHRQLLRNEPLLYMNWTGTEKDKRLVNLLKQHVFDAQWVYRVATLLVGVRKPGLKRFSFDHLKHVLDFMSERDEHWKKIVPAVKPPYYSPLFTPRSPQMPNFFSGGPPDEFGQQSNGPSGTLPGGLLSKDLDQHEKKLASGLINAEDIHTTFDNIIVPQETKESLIGLTSLSLTRPEAFTYGVLKTERIPGCLLYGPPGTGKTLLAKAVAKESGANMLEVSAASINDMWLGQSEKNVRAIFSLARKLAPMVIFLDEADALLGARHNTPGRTAHRETITQFLREWDGMSDMRAFIMVATNRPFDLDEAVLRRLPRKILVDLPLGPEREKILGVMLKEEVLSEDVDLAQLAKETDLYSGSDLKNLCVSAAMEAVRQEVRDKEAWERERAAKLPEGEKAEGEVEEVSVFPEKRVREGGVEEVYEYPEKRVLTRKHFEKGLREISASISEDMDSLKAIRKFDEQYGDSGRRKKKKRGMGFEVVGDGKVVGTEEVRVRQVVTGV, from the coding sequence ATGCCTGTCGCTGGGGCGAGAGCCCTCCTGTCGGCAAaggctggtgttgctgctccAAGTCGACAAGTACTGCCCCGCgttgccgccgcctccgcaTTTCACATCCAGCATCATGGAACGTTACCACATCGGACAGTAAAGAGGGGGTTCCatacctccccttcttctctcgCCAGGCCCGAAGATGGGGAGAacaaccctcctccagcagcaacagaggAGAACCCCCCCAAGAACGacaccaccaacgacaagAACAAACCCGAGCAACAACCCGAAAACAACAAACCTACCGAAACTGAGCCCGCCCTTGCGCCAGAAACCTCCTCCGCAGCAGCTATCGCCGCAGCCGCCAAAAGAGCCCAACTCCGCACTTCCGGGTATGGCTCCGCTCGCGCCCGCGCAAACCGCATCCCCCGCGTTGAGGAAATCCCCCAGCTCGAACCAGACGAATTCTTCCTCGAGAACAACGTCTCCCTTTATGAAGACCGCCCCCTCGGATCCCTCGACACGCtactcttccccctcctaaGCGAGGACCAAGAGCGCATACTGTCCGAAACAGAAGCCGAGATCAACGAGCAGGCCTTGTCGGAGAAAGCAGCCGAGTACTACAAGTCAAGGATGGTGGAACTGGCGGGGGATAAAGAGGTGCTGGATAGGCTGGTGGGGAGGTTTCAGAGGGTGTACAATGCCGCCTTCTTGCAGGTGGTTGCCTTGGGGCATAAGCCGACAGATACGCCCGAGAAGGTGCTTGATGTGAGGGAGctgagggagttggtgaCGGATCAGTATGAACGGCTTGTgagctgggaggaggagaggttgcagaaggaggcgggggagtATCTTGAGGCGCATGGGGGGAAGACGGTGAAAAGTTTATTGTTTAAGAGTCCGTTGTCTAAAAAGCCCGAGCCGGAGTATTCTGTTTGCAGGGAGTTGCTTGCGGCGGTGAGGTCGCAGTTGCAtaccccgccgccgccggggaTGGGCGGGATGAAAAGTGAGGCGCGGAGGCCGGTGCAGCTTTTCACGGTTTTGAATCGTAAGGGGATGGCGGTTccgatggaggtggtggatgatatTGCGACTGAGCTCGCGGCGGATGTGGTGCACCTGAGTGCGATGGACTTGGGGAGGATGCTGGGGAAGCATATGGGGCAGAATTTGTATCTGAACCGGGGGTCGTTGTCGATGCTGGGGTATGCGGCCGCGGAGATGAACGGGAGGACTGTGGCGAGGGCGGATgcggaaggggaggaaggggggatgaCGGGGATGGTGGCTGTTGCTTTGCCTTCGAGGTTGAGGTCGTATTTTTCTTCGAGGGGGGAGAGCCCGGCGGGGATGGGACTGGATGGGAAGTGGGATGATCTCAAGCTTACGAATGCGCTGAGTGCGTTGATCGAGGCGGCAGATGTCAAACGGGGGATGAGAGGTAGGGAGACGGAGCAGAGGGATCTGATTGTGCATATTCATGATTATGTCGAGATTGGGGCGCTGCAGAGCTCGCTTCTGAACAAGATCAGGACGATTGTTGATCGGATGTGGCAtaatgggaggagggcggtgatTGTTGCTTCTTCGGCGAGCGAGTTGAAGAACTCGGGGGGGCAGTGGCGGGATCAAATTGCAGAGATTGGCCGTGAGGGGACGCATATCATTCCGTTTTATTCTCACGAGCATCAACACGAGGAGGGAGCTTCGGAGAATGTGCTGGACAACTTGATGAACATCGGGGAGATGGTGCAAGCCATGATGGGTGCTGATGCCGATGTCATCTTCCACAGGCAATTACTCCGGAACGAGCCTTTGTTATACATGAACTGGACAGGGACCGAGAAGGACAAGAGGCTTGTGAACCTGCTTAAACAGCATGTTTTTGATGCCCAGTGGGTATACCGGGTCGCCACCTTGCTCGTTGGGGTCAGGAAGCCGGGTCTCAAGCGCTTTTCGTTCGATCATCTGAAGCATGTCTTGGACTTTATGTCTGAAAGGGATGAGCATTGGAAAAAGATTGTCCCTGCCGTCAAGCCACCTTACTACTCGCCACTCTTCACACCACGGTCGCCTCAAATGCCCAATTTCTTCTCTGGGGGTCCCCCAGACGAGTTTGGGCAGCAGTCCAACGGCCCATCAGGGACTCTTCCGGGCGGTCTCTTGTCCAAGGACCTCGACCAGCATGAGAAAAAGCTCGCCTCTGGCCTGATCAACGCGGAGGACATCCACACAACGTTTGACAACATCATCGTCCCCCAAGAGACAAAAGAATCCCTCATCGGactcacctccctctccctcacccgcccAGAAGCTTTTACTTATGGCGTGCTCAAGACTGAGCGCATCCCGGGTTGCTTGCTCTACGGTCCCCCGGGAACAGGCAagaccctcctcgccaaagcGGTAGCCAAAGAATCGGGCGCAAACATGCTCGAGGTCTCCGCCGCGTCCATCAACGACATGTGGCTGGGTCAATCAGAGAAGAACGTCCGTGCGATCTTTTCTCTCGCTCGCAAGTTAGCCCCCATGGTCATCTTCCTTGATGAAGCCGACGCCTTGTTGGGTGCGAGGCATAACACACCTGGTCGAACCGCCCACCGGGAAACAATCACGCAGTTTCTTCGAGAATGGGACGGAATGTCTGACATGCGCGCCTTCATAATGGTAGCCACCAACCGCCCCTTTGATCTCGACGAGGCGGTCTTGCGGCGGCTGCCGAGGAAGATACTAGTTGACCTGCCCCTCGGCccggagagggagaagatccTGGGGGTTATGCTAAAGGAGGAGGTACTCTCAGAGGATGTCGACTTGGCCCAACTGGCGAAGGAGACGGATTTGTATTCCGGCTCTGACCTGAAGAATCTGTGTGTGTCGGCGGCGATGGAGGCGGTGAGGCAGGAGGTGAGGGATAAGGAGGCTTGGGAGAGGGAACGGGCTGCTAAGCTACCGGAAGGGGagaaggcggagggggaagtggaggaggtttcAGTGTTTCCCGAGAAGAGGgtgcgggaggggggagtggaggaggtttaTGAGTATCCGGAGAAGAGGGTGCTGACGAGGAAGCACTTTGAGAAGGGGCTGAGGGAGATTAGCGCGAGTATTTCGGAGGATATGGATAGTTTGAAGGCGATTAGGAAGTTTGATGAGCAGTATGGGGAttcggggaggaggaagaaaaagaagagggggatggggtttgAGGTTGTGGGGGATGGAAAGGTGGTGGGAACGGAGGAGGTTAGGGTTAGGCAGGTTGTTACTGGGGTTTAG